A window from Micromonospora profundi encodes these proteins:
- a CDS encoding fibronectin type III domain-containing protein, translated as MADHTRHRYFSRSLRATALAVALVLPVSLISPPSAQAAPAAVTEEQLPACSDPSVPEDINHASIRLEGPTAGSEVAVDANGKIAINGYLHKQATMVDVSIEKTTSSSFTFGPPPPGVTNWSASWTTSMRPPHLGPVQVCSRAEREPHRYAKILRDITVVDLIPPSNVPGLTVGTITATSAKVTWNAATDNYGLAGYEVTVDGGTAQRTTVGTRSYSITGLQPSSNHTVSVVAIDLAGNRSATPATASFTTDALPPPPDVDAGLTLDPDEGGALASWHPQPANETSYRAYLDGQIYDQFSVEQLCVDGNGNVANPCTADSVIKLPIEPLEEYTSYAFRVEALRADGTVARELAGDFTTMVHVDEVSAATTQTTASEASQCAGAGGDFYIAASSRATVPVPAGSTEVFLGCYRASDSSCLDAFLPPSGEKLLDCADSITNMLFAVAPTGRGPVIASVDATPQARLLVPGATAPIAWCASGACATLLAPIAETVEVVALAPAAAAGTSWIVVGAAGIGIGVVLGVLLAILFPSTIGVNGLIEYPIEHDVDFDTFDNWGLDEGEWYNSLKVYAEVIKTTKLVADQRDLAFAWDSSEDSRLKRIIDAACTAQRGTQGKAGCDDNVIVYVPGGKNYRGEDLIYTGKHIVAAMGDGGFPQPPTRAVWFYPARSVNGQAARAKGYDHGWFNDAQFKPNACDVRVPGQTCDEFPFWATDQAVNLTGQVADLKLVPTTESLPQARDINSFYGKCKVTNETKFVVLPVKPWVDAGGPSFAFKVSGGGASLCMTPKAP; from the coding sequence TACCGGTCTCCCTGATCAGTCCGCCCTCCGCCCAGGCGGCTCCGGCGGCGGTGACCGAGGAGCAACTTCCGGCGTGCAGCGACCCATCGGTACCGGAGGACATCAACCACGCCTCCATCCGGCTGGAGGGACCGACCGCCGGATCCGAGGTCGCGGTAGACGCGAACGGCAAGATCGCCATCAACGGCTACCTGCACAAGCAGGCAACGATGGTGGACGTCTCGATCGAGAAGACGACCTCGTCCAGCTTCACCTTCGGTCCGCCGCCGCCCGGCGTCACGAACTGGTCTGCCTCGTGGACCACCAGCATGCGCCCGCCGCACCTGGGCCCGGTCCAGGTCTGTTCCCGCGCGGAACGTGAGCCCCACCGGTACGCGAAGATCCTGCGCGACATCACCGTGGTGGACCTGATCCCGCCGAGCAACGTCCCCGGCCTGACGGTCGGCACGATCACGGCGACCAGCGCCAAGGTGACCTGGAACGCTGCAACCGACAACTACGGCCTCGCCGGATACGAGGTCACCGTCGACGGCGGCACCGCGCAGCGGACCACAGTCGGCACGCGCTCGTACTCGATCACCGGGTTGCAGCCGTCCAGCAACCACACCGTCTCCGTGGTCGCAATCGACTTGGCCGGCAACCGGTCCGCGACGCCCGCCACGGCGTCCTTCACGACGGACGCGTTGCCGCCGCCGCCGGACGTCGATGCCGGTCTGACCCTGGACCCGGACGAGGGGGGCGCCCTCGCCAGCTGGCACCCGCAGCCCGCCAACGAGACGAGCTACCGCGCCTATCTGGACGGCCAGATCTACGACCAGTTCTCCGTGGAGCAGCTCTGCGTGGACGGCAACGGCAACGTGGCCAACCCGTGCACTGCCGACAGCGTCATCAAGCTCCCGATCGAGCCGCTGGAGGAGTACACGTCGTACGCGTTCCGGGTCGAAGCGCTGCGTGCCGACGGCACGGTGGCCCGGGAACTCGCCGGTGACTTCACCACGATGGTCCATGTGGACGAGGTGTCGGCGGCGACCACACAAACGACCGCCAGCGAGGCGTCGCAGTGCGCGGGCGCCGGTGGCGACTTCTACATCGCGGCCAGCTCACGCGCCACGGTGCCGGTACCCGCCGGCAGCACGGAGGTCTTCCTCGGCTGCTACCGGGCATCGGACAGCAGCTGCCTCGACGCCTTCCTGCCCCCGTCGGGCGAGAAGCTGCTCGACTGCGCGGACAGCATCACCAACATGCTCTTCGCGGTGGCCCCGACCGGCCGCGGCCCGGTGATCGCCTCGGTTGACGCCACCCCGCAGGCCCGCCTGCTGGTGCCGGGCGCGACGGCACCGATCGCCTGGTGTGCCAGCGGAGCCTGCGCGACCCTCCTGGCTCCCATCGCGGAGACGGTGGAGGTTGTGGCGCTTGCTCCGGCCGCCGCCGCCGGCACCTCGTGGATCGTCGTCGGTGCCGCCGGCATCGGCATCGGTGTCGTGCTGGGCGTCCTGCTCGCCATCCTGTTCCCCAGCACGATCGGCGTCAACGGCCTCATCGAGTACCCGATCGAGCACGACGTCGACTTCGACACGTTCGACAACTGGGGCCTGGACGAGGGCGAGTGGTACAACAGCCTGAAGGTCTACGCCGAAGTCATCAAGACCACGAAGCTGGTGGCTGACCAACGTGATCTCGCCTTCGCGTGGGACTCCAGCGAGGACTCGCGACTCAAGCGGATCATCGACGCGGCGTGCACGGCCCAGCGTGGCACCCAGGGCAAAGCCGGATGTGACGACAACGTCATCGTCTACGTCCCCGGCGGCAAGAACTATCGGGGAGAGGACCTCATCTACACCGGCAAGCACATCGTGGCCGCGATGGGCGACGGCGGGTTCCCGCAGCCGCCGACGCGGGCGGTGTGGTTCTACCCGGCGCGCAGCGTGAACGGTCAGGCAGCGCGCGCCAAGGGCTACGACCACGGCTGGTTCAACGACGCACAGTTCAAGCCGAACGCGTGCGACGTGCGGGTGCCCGGTCAGACCTGCGACGAATTCCCGTTCTGGGCTACAGACCAGGCGGTCAACCTGACCGGTCAGGTCGCCGACCTCAAGCTGGTGCCGACGACGGAGTCGCTGCCGCAGGCCAGAGACATCAACTCGTTCTACGGCAAGTGCAAGGTGACAAACGAAACGAAGTTCGTCGTGTTGCCAGTGAAGCCGTGGGTCGACGCCGGCGGCCCGAGCTTCGCCTTCAAGGTCAGCGGGGGCGGGGCTAGCCTCTGCATGACCCCCAAGGCCCCGTAG
- a CDS encoding YciI family protein encodes MRYMMMHKLDETLPGAFNPSPEFLTRMESFMKEAGQSGILLAAEGLCPTSKDDATRITVTSGKTTVTDGPFTETKELIAGFALVDVRSREEAVEWGRRFADIFAGTIGDVEVDIRRVYESPE; translated from the coding sequence ATGCGCTACATGATGATGCACAAGCTTGACGAGACCCTGCCGGGGGCGTTCAACCCGAGTCCGGAGTTCCTGACCCGGATGGAGTCCTTCATGAAGGAGGCCGGGCAGTCCGGCATCCTGCTCGCCGCCGAGGGGCTCTGCCCGACCTCCAAGGACGACGCCACCCGGATCACCGTGACCAGCGGCAAGACCACAGTCACCGACGGGCCGTTCACCGAGACCAAGGAACTGATCGCGGGGTTCGCGCTCGTGGACGTGCGCTCACGCGAGGAGGCCGTGGAGTGGGGGCGACGGTTCGCCGACATTTTCGCCGGGACGATCGGTGACGTGGAGGTGGACATCCGCCGGGTCTACGAGAGCCCCGAGTAG
- a CDS encoding DUF998 domain-containing protein — protein MTTMTSTGGAGSAVAGVDSRRTATRALLVGGAAAGPLFGLVAAAQVLTRDGFDLSRQPLSLLALGDLGWIQITNFVVTGLLAVAGAVGLRRALRGKPGGTWGPALIGVHGVGLIIGGVLVSDPSMGWPAGAPEGAPEEMSWHAVGHGVGAMLAFGSLTIACLVLARTSWRAGERGWATVSLGSALAVVAILAWPDQGSISVRMALACVVVFGWLTALCGREITN, from the coding sequence ATGACGACAATGACCAGCACCGGTGGTGCGGGGTCCGCCGTGGCGGGCGTCGACTCCCGGCGTACGGCGACCAGGGCGCTGCTGGTCGGCGGAGCCGCCGCCGGCCCGCTGTTCGGGCTGGTGGCCGCCGCCCAGGTGCTCACCCGCGACGGTTTCGACCTGAGCCGGCAGCCGCTCAGCCTGCTCGCCCTGGGCGATCTGGGCTGGATCCAGATCACCAACTTCGTGGTGACCGGGCTGCTCGCCGTGGCCGGCGCGGTCGGGCTGCGCCGGGCGCTGCGCGGTAAGCCGGGCGGGACGTGGGGACCAGCGCTGATCGGCGTGCACGGCGTCGGTCTGATCATCGGGGGTGTGCTGGTCTCCGACCCCAGCATGGGCTGGCCTGCCGGCGCGCCGGAGGGTGCGCCGGAGGAGATGAGCTGGCACGCCGTCGGCCACGGCGTGGGCGCGATGCTGGCCTTCGGGTCGCTGACCATCGCCTGCCTGGTCTTGGCCCGCACCTCGTGGCGGGCCGGCGAGCGCGGCTGGGCGACCGTCAGCCTCGGCAGCGCACTGGCCGTCGTCGCGATCCTGGCCTGGCCCGACCAGGGCAGCATCAGCGTCCGGATGGCGCTCGCCTGCGTCGTCGTCTTCGGCTGGCTGACCGCGCTCTGCGGTCGAGAGATCACCAACTGA
- a CDS encoding RNA polymerase sigma factor: MGVEQVHRTVEAVWRIEAGRVVAALAGLVRDVGWAEELAQDALVAALEQWPRDGVPANPGAWLTTVGKRRAIDALRRRKLLERSVEQLGQDLGDDGFTPNFDATFEERIDDDLLRLVFTACHPVLSPQARAALTLRVLGGLKTEEIARAFLVSETTVAQRITRAKKTLAEAKVPFEVPGVAARAERLASVLEVIYLIFNEGYSATAGDDWMRPELCADALRLARLLQELMPEEPEVHGLAALLEIQASRTAARVDADGEPVLLLEQDRGRWDRLLIRRGLAALDRARAADGPPGPYTLQAEIAACHARAATPQDTEWARIADGYAELARVVPSPVVELNRAVAVSFAHGPAAGLELAQALVQEPALAHYHLLPSVLGDLLAKLGRHDEARAEFERAAELTGNERERALLLARAADCARGVAPSR; encoded by the coding sequence ATGGGGGTTGAGCAGGTACACCGCACAGTGGAGGCGGTGTGGCGAATCGAGGCCGGGCGGGTCGTCGCCGCCCTCGCCGGGCTGGTACGCGATGTCGGCTGGGCCGAGGAACTCGCCCAGGACGCCCTGGTCGCCGCGCTGGAGCAGTGGCCGCGCGACGGCGTACCGGCCAATCCGGGAGCGTGGCTGACCACTGTCGGCAAGCGGCGGGCGATCGACGCGTTGCGACGCCGCAAGCTGCTGGAACGGTCGGTCGAACAGCTCGGGCAGGATCTCGGCGACGACGGGTTCACCCCGAACTTCGACGCGACCTTCGAGGAGCGCATCGACGACGACCTGCTGCGGCTGGTCTTCACGGCCTGCCACCCGGTGCTGTCGCCGCAGGCGCGGGCGGCGCTGACCCTGCGCGTGCTGGGCGGGCTGAAGACCGAGGAGATCGCCAGGGCCTTCCTGGTGTCCGAGACCACTGTCGCGCAGCGGATCACCCGGGCCAAGAAGACCCTCGCCGAGGCCAAGGTGCCGTTCGAGGTGCCCGGCGTGGCCGCCCGCGCCGAGCGGCTCGCCTCCGTGCTGGAGGTCATCTATCTGATCTTCAACGAGGGCTACTCCGCGACGGCCGGCGACGACTGGATGCGCCCGGAACTCTGCGCCGACGCGCTGCGCCTGGCCCGCCTCCTCCAGGAGTTGATGCCCGAGGAGCCGGAGGTGCACGGGCTCGCCGCGCTGCTGGAGATACAGGCGTCGCGTACCGCCGCCCGGGTCGACGCCGACGGCGAGCCGGTCCTGCTGCTGGAACAGGACCGGGGGCGCTGGGACCGGCTGCTGATCCGCCGGGGCCTGGCCGCCCTGGACCGGGCACGGGCGGCGGACGGCCCGCCCGGTCCGTACACCCTCCAGGCGGAGATCGCCGCCTGCCACGCCCGCGCGGCGACCCCGCAGGACACTGAGTGGGCGCGCATCGCCGACGGCTATGCGGAGCTGGCCCGGGTCGTACCGTCGCCGGTCGTGGAGCTGAACCGGGCCGTCGCGGTCTCCTTCGCGCACGGCCCGGCCGCCGGTCTGGAACTGGCTCAGGCGCTGGTGCAGGAGCCGGCGCTGGCCCACTACCACCTGCTGCCAAGCGTCCTCGGTGACCTGCTTGCCAAGCTGGGCCGCCACGACGAGGCGCGTGCCGAGTTCGAACGGGCCGCCGAACTGACGGGCAACGAACGCGAACGCGCCCTGCTGCTCGCCCGTGCCGCCGACTGCGCCCGCGGTGTCGCGCCGAGCCGCTGA
- a CDS encoding WapI family immunity protein: MEIRSDDGARVRIRPVGYQPGIDPPDDPDRVSPGWQDWLLVEVDARTADGQTWSHHYPSLMVEEARALGSWLYGQARAAAQPAPPPAAVRFTEPNLALRSRVIRRRRLELIVEFSAESLPPWMRRPTTAIYPLILTVSADALTVAAAQWDGHCEAYPPRAPSRFPARGPLTRPRHVD; encoded by the coding sequence GTGGAGATCCGGTCCGACGATGGCGCCCGGGTGCGGATCCGCCCGGTCGGCTACCAGCCCGGCATCGACCCGCCCGACGACCCCGATCGGGTGTCCCCAGGTTGGCAGGACTGGCTGCTCGTCGAGGTGGACGCCCGCACCGCCGACGGTCAGACCTGGTCTCACCACTACCCGAGCCTCATGGTCGAGGAGGCCCGCGCGCTCGGCAGTTGGCTGTACGGCCAGGCGCGAGCCGCCGCCCAACCGGCCCCGCCACCGGCGGCGGTCCGCTTCACCGAGCCCAACCTGGCGCTGCGGTCGCGGGTGATCCGTCGCCGCCGGTTGGAGCTGATCGTGGAGTTCTCCGCCGAGTCGCTGCCCCCGTGGATGCGCCGCCCGACCACAGCCATCTACCCGTTGATCCTCACGGTCTCCGCGGACGCCCTCACGGTCGCCGCCGCGCAGTGGGACGGGCACTGCGAGGCGTACCCGCCGCGTGCCCCGTCGCGGTTTCCGGCTCGGGGCCCGCTGACCCGTCCGCGTCACGTCGATTGA
- a CDS encoding gluconokinase, with product MPPGTAPGVVIGVDIGTTSTKAVAYGTDGRQLASHAAGYPLNDPQPGYAEQDPDVILAAVVGSIRSVVAELSTPVAGLAFCSAMHSLIGLDPDGNALTPSVTWADSRATRQAERLRAVPSGLALHRRTGTPMHPMSPLPKLLWYAEQEPMLFERVAHWGGIKEWVLGRLCDTLVIDHSIASATGLLDIHHLEWDIEALTIAGITEEQLPQLVATTAVLPGLTPWAAAAVGLPQRTPVVVGAGDGPLANLGLGAVHPGMVACSIGTSGAIRVMVERPGVDPLGGVFCYALTETRWTVGGAINNGGIVLKWAGAALAPELGEHSEAELVAIAARAPVGSGGLIMLPYLHSERAPHWSALPRGAYVGLTHGHRREHLVRAAMEGVCQQLALVLSSVRAAGNEVGEIRAGGGFAHSGLWRQMLADVLGVPVRFPAAHEGSSFGAALLGMQALGLIPSIDVAADLVRIDETIRPDPAAAATYAALLPLFAELYDALVPAFTSMRRLAPGLPAQPVTPAGPPM from the coding sequence ATGCCGCCAGGCACAGCGCCCGGGGTGGTGATCGGGGTCGACATCGGCACCACCAGTACCAAAGCCGTCGCGTACGGCACCGACGGGCGGCAGCTCGCCAGCCACGCGGCCGGCTATCCCCTCAACGACCCGCAGCCCGGGTACGCCGAACAGGACCCGGACGTCATCCTCGCCGCGGTCGTCGGCTCGATCCGCTCGGTGGTGGCCGAACTGTCCACGCCGGTGGCCGGGCTGGCCTTCTGCTCCGCAATGCACAGCCTTATCGGGCTCGACCCGGACGGCAACGCCCTCACCCCGTCGGTGACCTGGGCCGACTCGCGCGCCACACGGCAGGCCGAACGGTTGCGGGCGGTGCCGTCCGGGCTGGCGCTGCACCGCCGCACCGGCACACCGATGCATCCGATGTCGCCACTGCCCAAACTCCTCTGGTACGCCGAGCAGGAGCCGATGCTCTTCGAACGGGTCGCCCACTGGGGCGGCATCAAGGAATGGGTGCTGGGGCGGCTCTGCGACACGCTCGTGATCGACCACTCCATCGCCTCGGCCACCGGGCTGCTGGACATCCACCACCTGGAGTGGGACATCGAGGCGCTGACCATCGCCGGCATCACCGAGGAGCAACTGCCGCAACTGGTCGCCACCACCGCCGTCCTACCCGGGCTCACCCCGTGGGCCGCCGCCGCGGTCGGTCTGCCGCAGCGCACGCCGGTGGTGGTCGGCGCCGGTGACGGGCCGCTGGCGAACCTCGGCCTGGGCGCGGTGCACCCCGGCATGGTGGCCTGCTCGATCGGCACCAGCGGCGCGATTCGGGTCATGGTCGAACGCCCCGGCGTCGACCCGTTGGGCGGAGTGTTCTGCTACGCGCTCACCGAGACTCGCTGGACGGTCGGCGGCGCGATCAACAACGGCGGCATCGTGCTCAAATGGGCAGGCGCGGCGCTCGCACCTGAGCTGGGTGAGCACTCAGAGGCTGAACTCGTCGCCATCGCCGCCCGAGCGCCGGTCGGCTCCGGTGGGCTCATCATGCTGCCGTACCTGCACAGCGAGCGCGCTCCACACTGGAGTGCGCTGCCCCGCGGCGCGTACGTGGGGCTGACCCACGGGCACCGACGCGAACACCTCGTACGGGCCGCCATGGAGGGCGTCTGCCAGCAGCTCGCGCTGGTGCTCAGCTCGGTGCGCGCCGCGGGCAACGAGGTTGGCGAGATCCGAGCCGGCGGCGGCTTCGCCCACAGCGGCCTGTGGCGGCAGATGCTCGCCGACGTGCTCGGCGTACCGGTGCGCTTCCCGGCCGCCCACGAGGGGTCGAGCTTCGGCGCGGCGCTGCTCGGGATGCAGGCGCTGGGGCTGATCCCCAGCATCGACGTGGCCGCCGACCTGGTGCGGATCGACGAGACCATCCGCCCCGACCCGGCCGCCGCCGCCACCTACGCGGCGCTGCTGCCGCTCTTCGCCGAGCTGTACGACGCGCTCGTGCCCGCCTTCACCTCGATGCGCCGGCTGGCGCCCGGCCTACCCGCCCAGCCCGTCACTCCCGCAGGGCCGCCGATGTAG
- a CDS encoding putative quinol monooxygenase has product MLIIAGSLQVEPDARDSYLAGCAQVIAQARATPGCLDFLLAADPLEPGRIHVYERWESPEQLEAFRDSGPSEEQTVAILDAAVNRYLISGVEAP; this is encoded by the coding sequence ATGCTGATCATCGCAGGAAGCTTGCAGGTGGAGCCGGACGCGCGCGACTCCTATCTGGCCGGTTGTGCCCAGGTCATCGCCCAAGCCCGCGCCACCCCGGGTTGCCTCGACTTCCTGCTCGCGGCCGATCCGCTGGAGCCGGGGCGGATCCATGTCTACGAGCGCTGGGAATCCCCGGAGCAGCTGGAGGCGTTCCGCGACTCCGGGCCGAGCGAGGAGCAGACCGTTGCCATCCTCGACGCCGCCGTGAACCGATACCTGATCTCCGGCGTCGAGGCGCCCTGA
- a CDS encoding MerR family transcriptional regulator: MAYTVGQVARVAGVTVRTLHHYDEIGLLSPSGRTAAGYRRYDDADLQRLQLVLYYRELGFPLEQIAEIIDEPAADPAAHLRRQHELLTVRIKRLQEMVAAIEFAMEASKLNIHLTPEERFEVFGDFKPEEHEAEAERRWGGTDAYRESNRRVAGHSKEDWLRIKAESEEWGRRIVAVLASGAPADSPEAMELAEEHRQVISRWFYECSYEVHTGLADMYLADERFTAHYENIAPGLAEYLNEAIHANAISRA, encoded by the coding sequence CAGGTGGCGCGGGTCGCCGGCGTGACGGTCCGGACGTTGCACCACTACGACGAGATCGGGCTGCTCTCGCCGAGCGGCCGGACGGCGGCTGGCTACCGCCGCTACGACGACGCGGACCTGCAACGGTTGCAGCTCGTCCTGTACTACCGCGAGCTGGGTTTCCCGCTTGAGCAGATCGCGGAGATCATCGATGAACCGGCGGCCGACCCGGCCGCGCACCTGCGGCGGCAGCACGAGCTGCTGACGGTACGGATCAAACGGTTGCAGGAGATGGTCGCGGCGATCGAGTTCGCGATGGAGGCGAGCAAGTTGAACATCCACCTGACTCCCGAGGAGCGCTTCGAGGTCTTCGGGGACTTCAAGCCGGAGGAGCACGAGGCCGAGGCCGAGCGGCGTTGGGGTGGCACCGACGCGTACCGGGAGTCGAACCGGCGTGTGGCGGGCCACAGCAAGGAGGACTGGCTGCGGATCAAGGCGGAGAGCGAGGAGTGGGGTCGGCGGATCGTCGCCGTGCTCGCCTCGGGCGCGCCAGCGGACAGCCCGGAGGCGATGGAGTTGGCCGAGGAGCACCGGCAGGTCATCAGCCGCTGGTTCTACGAGTGCTCGTACGAGGTCCACACGGGGCTGGCCGACATGTACCTTGCCGACGAGCGGTTCACCGCGCACTACGAGAACATCGCTCCCGGCCTGGCGGAGTACCTCAACGAGGCGATCCACGCCAACGCGATCAGCCGCGCGTGA